A single window of Candidatus Methanoperedens sp. DNA harbors:
- the ahcY gene encoding adenosylhomocysteinase, which yields MKNYVIKDIKLAGAGKQRIEWARRHMPVLSKIKEQFEKERPLEGINVVACLHVTVETANLIHALKAAGANVALTASNPLSTQDDVAAALASEGIKVFAIKGEDEKQYYECLEEALRIKPHITLDDGADTIALVHSKHQEMIKGILGGCEETTTGVIRLRAMAAEGALKYPVIAVNDAETKMMFDNRYGTGQSTIHGIMNATNILFAGKTVVVAGYGWCGRGVASRARGLGSNVVVVEVEPRKALEAVMDGFRVMPMKEAAKVGDLFITVTGDVSAIRKEHFEAMKDQAIVCNSGHFNVEVDIPALTKLSTKVNQIKNDVQEYVLKDNRRIYLLAEGRLVNLASAFGHPPEVMDMSFANQALAVKYIAEEGRTLSNQVYRVPVEIDSRVAKLKLEAMGIEIETLTEEQDKYLHSWTLGT from the coding sequence ATGAAAAATTATGTTATAAAAGATATAAAACTTGCAGGCGCCGGGAAACAGAGAATCGAATGGGCAAGAAGACACATGCCTGTACTTTCGAAAATCAAAGAGCAGTTCGAGAAGGAAAGACCGCTTGAAGGGATAAACGTTGTGGCGTGCCTTCACGTCACGGTCGAAACAGCCAATCTCATCCATGCGTTGAAAGCCGCAGGTGCGAATGTCGCGCTCACAGCTTCAAACCCTTTGAGCACTCAGGACGACGTGGCTGCCGCCCTCGCAAGCGAGGGAATAAAGGTTTTTGCAATAAAAGGAGAGGACGAGAAACAGTATTACGAGTGCCTTGAAGAAGCGCTCAGGATAAAGCCCCACATCACCCTGGATGACGGCGCGGATACCATAGCACTTGTGCATTCAAAGCACCAGGAAATGATAAAAGGCATATTAGGCGGGTGCGAAGAAACAACCACAGGTGTAATCAGGCTGCGGGCAATGGCTGCAGAAGGCGCCCTGAAGTACCCTGTAATCGCAGTAAACGATGCTGAGACCAAGATGATGTTCGATAACCGCTACGGCACAGGTCAGAGCACCATACATGGTATAATGAATGCCACCAACATCCTTTTTGCAGGAAAAACAGTCGTTGTGGCTGGCTATGGCTGGTGCGGCAGAGGTGTAGCTTCGCGGGCGCGAGGTTTGGGGAGCAATGTAGTCGTGGTCGAAGTAGAGCCGAGAAAAGCTCTCGAGGCTGTCATGGACGGATTCAGGGTCATGCCCATGAAGGAAGCTGCAAAAGTCGGGGATTTATTCATTACAGTCACTGGCGATGTATCTGCCATCCGGAAGGAGCATTTCGAAGCCATGAAAGACCAGGCAATAGTGTGCAATTCGGGGCATTTCAATGTGGAAGTTGACATCCCGGCACTTACGAAGTTATCAACAAAGGTCAACCAGATCAAGAACGATGTGCAGGAGTATGTCCTGAAAGACAACCGCAGGATATACCTGCTTGCAGAAGGCAGGCTTGTAAACCTCGCAAGCGCATTCGGGCATCCGCCTGAGGTCATGGATATGAGTTTTGCAAACCAGGCACTTGCTGTTAAATACATTGCTGAAGAAGGCAGGACACTTTCGAACCAGGTTTACAGAGTTCCGGTCGAAATCGATAGCCGTGTGGCTAAGCTCAAGCTTGAGGCAATGGGCATTGAGATAGAGACGCTGACTGAAGAGCAGGATAAATACCTTCATTCCTGGACTCTGGGAACATGA
- a CDS encoding adenylyl-sulfate kinase yields the protein MAFAVWFTGLPGSGKTAIAHRTAALLKKKGIDVKLLQLDEIRRVLTPDPKYTDEERDIVYLSLGYMAKLLVESGVNVFIDATANRRKYRDAARKMIPRFAEVFVRCSLSVCMEREAHRKAVFSPKGIYEKSVRTGATVPGVNVPYEEPMKPEIVVDTDKMKPDDSARKVADAIMALFGSHEGRS from the coding sequence ATGGCTTTTGCGGTCTGGTTCACAGGTCTTCCGGGAAGCGGGAAAACGGCGATTGCCCACCGGACAGCGGCTTTACTTAAGAAAAAAGGTATTGATGTCAAGCTCCTTCAGCTTGATGAAATTCGACGTGTTCTTACTCCAGACCCTAAATACACGGATGAAGAGCGGGACATTGTATATCTGTCACTTGGCTATATGGCAAAACTCCTTGTTGAGAGCGGGGTCAATGTTTTTATCGATGCCACAGCGAACAGGAGAAAATACCGTGATGCTGCGCGCAAAATGATCCCTCGTTTTGCCGAAGTGTTTGTCAGATGCTCACTTTCCGTATGCATGGAACGTGAAGCCCATAGAAAAGCGGTTTTTTCGCCAAAGGGAATATATGAAAAATCAGTACGCACAGGCGCAACCGTCCCGGGCGTCAATGTCCCTTACGAAGAGCCTATGAAACCTGAAATAGTGGTCGATACCGATAAAATGAAGCCTGATGATAGTGCAAGAAAAGTTGCCGATGCCATTATGGCGTTATTCGGGTCGCATGAGGGCAGAAGCTGA